In one Sulfitobacter geojensis genomic region, the following are encoded:
- a CDS encoding pyridoxal phosphate-dependent aminotransferase — MPIRPARRITDTSPKNFGMFAKAIGMEGDLIHLELGMPAEDTPQHIKDATIAALQAGHVHYSDLQGIPELRSAIADKLRRQNGMDVTADEVIVTNGLTQASFAAFMAFLDAGDECLLLAPYYPQHIGKAELAGAKVTIAPLDAANNFSINRALIEPLITPATRAIALINPCNPTGRVYTRDELQILADIAQEHDLLVLSDEVYEEITYDGATHISIASLPGMKERTITMCAFTKSHAMDGWRLGYIAADASLIGPCMKITSNEVTHVNTFVQHGALAALTGDPAILASMIERDRARRDLVVSRLNQMPAVSCAPVEGTIYAFPDISATGLTSQDCADRLLNETGVVVEAGSFYGAAGEGHLRVCFGCAELPVLEEAMNRMQRFFNAL; from the coding sequence ATGCCCATCCGTCCAGCCCGCCGTATCACTGACACGTCACCCAAAAATTTCGGCATGTTTGCCAAAGCCATCGGCATGGAAGGCGATCTGATCCATCTTGAGCTTGGCATGCCCGCAGAGGACACGCCGCAACACATCAAGGATGCGACCATTGCCGCCTTGCAAGCCGGTCATGTGCATTATTCCGATCTGCAAGGCATTCCCGAACTGCGCAGCGCCATTGCAGACAAGCTGCGCCGTCAAAACGGGATGGACGTAACAGCGGACGAGGTAATCGTTACCAATGGCCTGACCCAGGCTTCCTTTGCCGCGTTTATGGCGTTTCTGGATGCGGGCGATGAATGCCTGCTGCTCGCCCCTTATTATCCCCAGCACATCGGCAAGGCCGAACTGGCTGGGGCCAAAGTCACCATTGCGCCGCTTGATGCCGCAAACAACTTTAGCATCAATCGCGCCTTGATAGAGCCGCTTATCACCCCCGCGACCCGTGCCATCGCCCTGATCAACCCCTGTAACCCGACCGGCCGTGTCTATACCCGCGACGAGTTGCAAATTCTTGCCGATATCGCGCAGGAACACGATCTTCTGGTCCTGTCGGACGAGGTATACGAAGAAATCACTTATGACGGTGCGACCCATATTTCGATCGCGTCCTTACCGGGCATGAAGGAACGCACCATCACCATGTGTGCATTTACCAAGTCCCACGCGATGGACGGTTGGCGTCTGGGCTATATCGCCGCCGATGCCAGCCTGATCGGGCCTTGCATGAAGATCACCAGCAACGAAGTCACCCATGTGAACACCTTTGTGCAACATGGCGCATTGGCGGCGCTGACCGGTGATCCCGCGATCCTTGCCAGCATGATCGAACGCGACCGCGCGCGCCGTGATCTTGTTGTCTCGCGGTTGAACCAGATGCCCGCCGTCAGCTGCGCACCGGTCGAGGGGACAATCTATGCCTTCCCGGACATCTCGGCGACCGGACTAACGTCACAGGACTGCGCCGACCGGTTGCTCAATGAAACAGGTGTCGTGGTCGAAGCCGGCAGTTTTTACGGTGCCGCAGGCGAGGGCCATCTGCGCGTCTGTTTTGGCTGCGCGGAACTTCCCGTGCTGGAAGAAGCAATGAACCGGATGCAACGTTTCTTTAACGCACTCTAA